The following DNA comes from Flammeovirgaceae bacterium.
TTAACAGTCCTTGTAAATATCAAAAGGTTTTGCCGTTCTATATTTCAATTCCACATTGGTGCGATTAACAGAATTTCAAAGGGATTGTTATATAAACCCCATTATTAATTTCAATTCCACATTGGTGCGATTAACAGTCTACATAGCAGAACTGACATCCAAGGTATCATCTTATTTCAATTCCACATTGGTGCGATTAACAGTGTTTACCATTATCCCCTCACGGCTCCCCGCCATATATTTCAATTCCACATTGGTGCGATTAACAGCCCATGTTTCCTTTTATTTCTGTTTGCCCTATGTATATTTCAATTCCACATTGGTGCGATTAACAGCCTGTCCCTGAATGCTACCCTTGGCCCGTCTGTATTATTTCAATTCCACATTGGTGCGATTAACAGCCATTTACATTTATAATTGTAGCCCATAGGATCCATTTCAATTCCACATTGGTGCGATTAACAGTGTTCCAACATGCCATAATTTTTCGCCCATACCCTATTTCAATTCCACATTGGTGCGATTAACAGTTTAAAGTTTTCATGTTTTTTTTGTTTTGGTTAAGACATTTCAATTCCACATTGGTGCGATTAACAGAGAGAATCATTTACCGATTTCTGATTTAAAACTTCATTTCAATTCCACATTGGTGCGATTAACAGATCCATGCTTCGTCAATCACTGTCTCCACTTGTTATTTCAATTCCACATTGGTGCGATTAACAGGTGCTTGGCTCAATCTTTCTCAGCCTTGTTTACTTCATTTCAATTCCACATTGGTGCGATTAACAGTATTTCTCATTCGCTGACGAAGGACTACTATGACAAATTTCAATTCCACATTGGTGCGATTAACAGCTTGGCAAGTGGGGTTATGGCAGGGCTTGATTGTATTTCAATTCCACATTGGTGCGATTAACAGGTCACACAACTAACGCAAACAGAAACGAAGAAACAATTTCAATTCCACATTGGTGCGATTAACAGCATTCAAAAATAAGGTATTACCCTTTTTACTGTTAATTTCAATTCCACATTGGTGCGATTAACAGTTGTATACCTATAATTACAATGCTTCAATACCCCTATTTCAATTCCACATTGGTGCGATTAACAGGTGCTATGTGGCAATGGTGGTCAATCTTTGTTCCTATTTCAATTCCACATTGGTGCGATTAACAGTTAAATCTTGCCTCCCAGTCTACCATTTGAATTTCTATTTCAATTCCACATTGGTGCGATTAACAGTCGATTTCATCACCTTTATTTCCCTTGCCTGTCTTATTTCAATTCCACATTGGTGCGATTAACAGCGCATACGCCAAGTAGCTTAGTAAAGTGCGTTTTTATTTCAATTCCACATTGGTGCGATTAACAGGAATGGACGCAAACGGAACTATAGAAACACAATCAATTTCAATTCCACATTGGTGCGATTAACAGCAAACTTTACAGTAATTCCTTCAAAAGTTATTAAGTATTTCAATTCCACATTGGTGCGATTAACAGCCAATCAATTCCTAATTTGAGACTATTCTCCCATTTATTTCAATTCCACATTGGTGCGATTAACAGTTAGTGCAGATAAAGCTCCACCACCTCCATCACCATTTCAATTCCACATTGGTGCGATTAACAGTCAACTGTAGACCTGACAACTTTAAACCTATCCCCATTTCAATTCCACATTGGTGCGATTAACAGAAATCTATAACGTTGATTTATCCGTGTTGGCCTTAATTTCAATTCCACATTGGTGCGATTAACAGGAGAGTGCAAGGTTTGCATCACTTTCCACTGCAAAATTTCAATTCCACATTGGTGCGATTAACAGCTGAAATTTTTTTAAGAATATAGACTTTAAGAAAATATTTCAATTCCACATTGGTGCGATTAACAGCCTCGTCTGTTTCCTCCATTTGCACCCTGTTGTACATTTCAATTCCACATTGGTGCGATTAACAGAAAGCGCCCTATTGTTGTTAGCAATGCTCCCATAAATTTCAATTCCACATTGGTGCGATTAACAGCTAACAAAATTAATGCGGCGGCAACCGCGTAAAGTATTTCAATTCCACATTGGTGCGATTAACAGATTACGCGATTGACAATTTTGCGCAGCAAATAAGCAATTTCAATTCCACATTGGTGCGATTAACAGGGGGTATTTTGAAACACTTGAAAAAATTTACCTGGAATTTCAATTCCACATTGGTGCGATTAACAGCCTCGTCTGTTTCCTCCATTTGCACCCTGTTGTACATTTCAATTCCACATTGGTGCGATTAACAGGTGTGTCCAATCCAGAACGGTCTTTCTAAATATTTGATTTCAATTCCACATTGGTGCGATTAACAGTTTATAAGGTCCTGAACGCGGTGGGCATACCCGTGATTTCAATTCCACATTGGTGCGATTAACAGTAGGCAGGCTTCCCAAAAATGGTTTATATAATAAATATTTCAATTCCACATTGGTGCGATTAACAGCCGTCAATTTAAGCCCAAATTTCCGCGTTTGCACACCCCAACCCGGTTTTTTATCCCCAAACAAACCCCGCTGTAGTCGTCCATGCCCGATAACGGGATTTTCCCGCCACTTCGACAACCTCCAAATTACGCCAATACCACCTCTTATATACATTTGTAAAAGGACTGGCCGCCACCGGCCAATACCAGGCACCCCCACCGACAACCACATGCTCAAAGGATGGTATCAATTTCGCTTTTCTCGTGCCCGTGAACTTCCTTCTCCAACCACCGCTGGTCCCTGCCCTTAAATATAATCAGGCTGTCGTTCCCCTTCATTATCCCTTTGGCCAGCCCTACCAGTTCCCTCAATTTTACGGCCGTTATCTCCCCCTCAAATACCGAGTTCTGTATCCAATGCAAATATTTCCTGCAGAGCTTCAGCATTTTGGCCACCCGCTTCTGGCCAATATCATACACCAGTATCACGTACATATTACCACCAGATTTTAAAAGGCTTGTATTCCTCCATGTCCAGGATGTGCTTGCTCAACTTATAGCATTCAAGCTTCACCAGGTGTTTGTAGCTCACGTGCTTCTTCAGCACACGGTGCCGGATGGTCTCGTTCAGCCTTTCTTCCCATGCCCGTACAAATGCCTTTTTCCCGCTGTCATTCAACACGCACCGGTTTACCTCCACGGAAAAATCCGATGCCCGCACCTCGCGCTTGTTCAATACCCTGAAAATGGTACGGTCCACCAGGATAGGCTTAAAGACTTCGGCCAAATCAAGTGCCAGTGAATACCTGCGGGTACCCGGCTCGTGCAAATAACTTATGGTGGGGTTCAGCTGGGTGTGGTAAAGCTGGCCCAGGCACAACGTATAGCACATCATGTTCCCAAAAGAGATGAGGGTGTTCACTTCGTTGAGCGGGGGCTGCCGGGTGCGCGTGCCCATTTCAAAGTCGTTGAGGATGGCATCAAATGCCTGGTAGTATGCCTGGCGTATGTTGCCCTCCACCCCCATCAGCTCGTCCGGTGCCGCGGCCTGGGCAATCTGTTGGCAATGGTCTTCGATCATTTCTATTTGGGCCTCCACATCTTTGTCGCGCTTGTTGTAATAGCGCAGGTTCTTCAACATGTTAAAGGAAGCCCCCTCGATCAGCTTGCGGGCGATGGCCATCCTCCTTTGCTTGTGCTGGTAGTGGGCCACCTGCCCGACCAGCATTTTTCCCGCCAGCAAATACTCCTTGGGATGGAAGGAGCCGGTATAGTGCTCGTAGAAATCAAAGAAATGCACATTTACCTGCTGCTTTCCCATGAAATTGTACAGGGCACTGTTGGCATCCAGGCTACCAAACACGTACAGGTCGGAAACGGTTTCAATGGGAATGTACCGGGCGGGCTGCTCGTGGCCATTTTCGTCCACCGCCACAAACTTAAGGGTGTTGTCCTGGCGGCTCAGGCGGCCCGGATTGAAGAGATAATAGGCCTTTTTCATATTGTCAGAACCGGGATTAATGGAAAAATGTAATTACCCGGATTGTTCTTTAGAATCGTATTTTTTGTTTAATAACCTTTTGTACTGAAGGCTTTTAGATCCGAAATTTAGCAGTAGACCTATTTCCAGATTAAAGGCCTCTAAATAGTTTAGCGCCTGAGCTAAATGAACATCCTCAAGTTCAATAATGGCCTTTAGCTCAACCAGAATCTTATGGTCGATCAGGAAGTCGGCCCTTCGCGAACCAATACCCGCATCTTTGTAATAAATGGGCATTTCAATTTCACGCCCAAATACAATGTTCTGATTATCAAGTTCGATAGCCATGGCGCGTTGATAAATAACCTCCTGAAATCCGTTGCCAAGAATTTTGTGCACTTCCATAGCGCAGCCTATGATTGTGTAAGTCAGTTCTTCGTATTTTTTATTTTGATTCAAATCGATCGGTTAAAAGTTAATTGAATGTTGGCATAATGTTTCTCAATAAATCTCCCCAATAGGAGCGTTTCATAAAAATCCAGGTAAATCCCATAATCTTTATAATCCCGGTTCTGACGAATAACAGAAATCATAATAGCTGCACTTTTTGCAAATCCTGGCGCGGATTGCCTGCGGACAGGCACTTGACCCAATGATGGAGCTAATCTCTCTTTCCCACGCTTCAATGTTAGTTACATCACTTTTGGTTAATGGTTGTACTTCTTCGCGTTGTTTTAATTTAGGGTATTCAATTAACCCCGATGCATTGTATACTCCCTTTTGTTGGAGTTTGTATAGATAGTATTGTACTTGCGCAATATGCGCCTGCTCTACACTTGATGATTTTTTCACCTCGTGTACTACTTTGTTTTTAGCATCATAGAAATCAATTTTCACGCCATCGATTTCTATTTCTGTGAATTTTTGCGCACGGTCTATATAGGTGGTTTCACCGATGAGTTTGCCCTCAGCCACCACTTCGGAGGTGTGCTCCATGTTAATGCCATTGGCAAATAGCCAGAGCTTGCGGTGACAGAGGTGAAAATAGGCGATATGGGTGCCCGTAACTTGCATGGAAAAAAATTGATTCCACCTTGGTGCGATTAACCCGATACTATATACGAAAACTCAATCAATACAAAAAACCAAATAGCCACAGTGGTATTTTGTGGTGGATGCCCATTTCAATATCATCGGCTGCAATAAAACCGTTCTTTACACCTTTTAGTTGAGCTGCTGTTTTGTTTTTTCCACCTACTTCAAGGGTATAGGTTTCGTTGATTTGAAAATCACCTTCGGGTGGAAGCGTCACCCGGTGCTTTGCGTTAATGAGCTGGTTCATAATGAAAGACTCCCGCAGGGTGCCTTTGTCCACCGTTTGCGGGGTCAATGCATAATGCAAATTGGTGTTTTCCAAATAAATTTTGTCCGGTTTTTGCAAGGTGCTAATGC
Coding sequences within:
- the cas2 gene encoding CRISPR-associated endonuclease Cas2; translation: MYVILVYDIGQKRVAKMLKLCRKYLHWIQNSVFEGEITAVKLRELVGLAKGIMKGNDSLIIFKGRDQRWLEKEVHGHEKSEIDTIL
- the cas1b gene encoding type I-B CRISPR-associated endonuclease Cas1, with amino-acid sequence MKKAYYLFNPGRLSRQDNTLKFVAVDENGHEQPARYIPIETVSDLYVFGSLDANSALYNFMGKQQVNVHFFDFYEHYTGSFHPKEYLLAGKMLVGQVAHYQHKQRRMAIARKLIEGASFNMLKNLRYYNKRDKDVEAQIEMIEDHCQQIAQAAAPDELMGVEGNIRQAYYQAFDAILNDFEMGTRTRQPPLNEVNTLISFGNMMCYTLCLGQLYHTQLNPTISYLHEPGTRRYSLALDLAEVFKPILVDRTIFRVLNKREVRASDFSVEVNRCVLNDSGKKAFVRAWEERLNETIRHRVLKKHVSYKHLVKLECYKLSKHILDMEEYKPFKIWW
- a CDS encoding GxxExxY protein, which codes for MNQNKKYEELTYTIIGCAMEVHKILGNGFQEVIYQRAMAIELDNQNIVFGREIEMPIYYKDAGIGSRRADFLIDHKILVELKAIIELEDVHLAQALNYLEAFNLEIGLLLNFGSKSLQYKRLLNKKYDSKEQSG
- the cas4 gene encoding CRISPR-associated protein Cas4; its protein translation is MQVTGTHIAYFHLCHRKLWLFANGINMEHTSEVVAEGKLIGETTYIDRAQKFTEIEIDGVKIDFYDAKNKVVHEVKKSSSVEQAHIAQVQYYLYKLQQKGVYNASGLIEYPKLKQREEVQPLTKSDVTNIEAWEREISSIIGSSACPQAIRARICKKCSYYDFCYSSEPGL